One genomic window of Solanum dulcamara chromosome 12, daSolDulc1.2, whole genome shotgun sequence includes the following:
- the LOC129877395 gene encoding probable auxin efflux carrier component 1b encodes MITLSDLYHVLTAVVPLYVAMILAYGSVKWWKIFSPDQCSGINRFVALFAVPLLSFHFIASNNPYAMNYRFIAADTLQKVIVLVVLAIWSRISSRGSLEWSITLFSLSTLPNTLVMGIPLLKGMYGDASGSLMVQIVVLQCIIWYTLMLFLFEYRGARMLISEQFPDTGGSIISFKIDSDVISLDGKEPLETQAEVGDDGKLHVIVRKSTSSRSEIFSRMSNGHNTGGLSMTPRPSNLSNAEIYSLQSSRNITPRDSSFNHNDLYSMVNGKNNANMSPRTSNFGNLGFDEESGFGKTNVGYPAPTNAGIFSPATGPGTKKKANGTDGGKDLHMFVWSSSASPVSEGGIHVFRGGDYGNELGIGPHPKDYDDFGREEFALGNKNNSNGCHREEPVLKKLGSSSTAELFPKTANETKATAMPPASVMTRLILIMVWRKLIRNPNTYSSLLGLTWSLISFRWNIQMPLIIAKSISILSDAGLGMAMFSLGLFMALQPKMISCGKTIAAFSMAVRFISGPAVMAAASIAIGLRGVLLHIAIVQAALPQGIVPFVFAKEYNLHPDILSTGVIFGMLIALPITLVYYILLGL; translated from the exons atgataacactTTCGGACCTTTACCATGTTCTAACTGCTGTAGTTCCACTCTATGTAGCTATGATATTGGCTTATGGCTCAGTGAAATGGTGGAAGATTTTTAGTCCAGATCAATGTTCAGGAATCAACAGATTTGTAGCTCTTTTTGCAGTTCCATTGCTATCTTTTCACTTCATTGCTTCTAACAATCCTTATGCTATGAACTACAGGTTCATAGCTGCTGACACTTTACAAAAAGTCATAGTTCTAGTTGTTTTAGCCATTTGGTCAAGAATTAGCTCAAGGGGTTCTCTTGAATGGTCCATTACTTTGTTTTCCCTTTCTACTTTGCCCAACACTCTAGTTATGGGAATCCCTTTGTTAAAGGGAATGTATGGTGATGCCTCAGGGAGTTTAATGGTCCAAATTGTTGTTCTTCAATGTATCATTTGGTACACTTTGATGCTTTTCTTGTTTGAGTATAGAGGTGCTAGAATGCTTATTTCTGAGCAGTTTCCTGACACTGGAGGGTcaattatttcatttaaaattgattcTGATGTTATTTCATTAGATGGGAAAGAACCATTGGAAACTCAAGCTGAAGTTGGTGACGATGGGAAACTTCATGTAATTGTGAGGAAATCAACAAGTTCAAGGTCTGaaattttttcaagaatgtcAAATGGACATAACACTGGTGGTCTTTCTATGACACCAAGACCATCAAATTTGTCTAATGCTGAGATTTATTCTTTGCAATCTTCAAGAAATATAACCCCTAGAGATTCAAGTTTTAACCATAATGATTTATACTCAATGGTGAATGGAAAAAATAATGCAAATATGAGTCCTAGGACATCAAATTTTGGCAACTTAGGATTTGATGAGGAGAGTGGATTTGGGAAGACAAATGTGGGGTACCCTGCACCTACTAATGCTGGGATTTTTTCCCCGGCCACCGGACCGGGGACAAAGAAGAAGGCTAATGGGACAGATGGTGGAAAAGATCTTCACATGTTTGTTTGGAGTTCAAGTGCTTCACCAGTATCTGAAGGAGGGATTCATGTGTTCAGAGGAGGTGACTATGGTAATGAGCTTGGCATTGGACCTCACCCAAAAG ATTATGATGATTTTGGCCGAGAAGAGTTTGCTCTCGGGAATAAAAATAACTCCAATGGATGTCATCGAGAAGAGCCGGTGCTAAAGAAGCTTGGATCAAGCTCTACAGCCGAGCTGTTTCCCAAAACTGCTAATGAAACTAAGGCTACTGCTATGCCTCCTGCTAGTGTGATGACCAGACTTATTCTGATTATGGTGTGGCGAAAACTCATTAGGAACCCGAATACTTATTCTAGTCTCCTTGGCCTTACTTGGTCCTTGATCTCATTCAG GTGGAACATTCAGATGCCTTTGATTATTGCTAAGTCTATATCAATTCTCTCTGATGCTGGTCTTGGAATGGCAATGTTTAGTCTTG GTTTGTTCATGGCGTTGCAGCCTAAAATGATCTCCTGTGGAAAAACAATTGCTGCCTTCTCTATGGCAGTGAGATTCATCAGCGGTCCAGCAGTCATGGCCGCTGCCTCCATCGCTATTGGACTTCGAGGTGTTCTTTTGCATATTGCTATTGTTCAG GCAGCTCTACCTCAAGGAATTGTTCCTTTTGTCTTTGCAAAAGAATACAATCTTCATCCTGATATACTAAGCACAGG GGTTATATTTGGGATGTTAATAGCTCTTCCAATCACTTTGGTCTACTACATTTTGCTGGGGCTTTGA
- the LOC129877768 gene encoding alkane hydroxylase MAH1-like, with protein sequence MTLMDVIGYSIIPLIILCFTYWYLKIEWTKSSKPTNWPIVGMLPGLVHNVNRIHSFFTDILLETNSNFEFRGPIFANMDMFFTSDPTNIHHILSRNFSNYPKGPEFREIFDILGNGIFNVDSELWEIHRKTTMSLMNHAKFQTLLQRNVWDTIDKGVVPILDVFAKQGTLFDLQDIFQRFSFDTISKLLLDQDPKSLSVNLPYVPCEKAFNDMVDALLYRHVLPKGYWKLQKWLRIGKERNLMKAWEAFDQFIYPAISKRQEKLMNNNIKDEDHDLFSDYIKVYNEWTNEDDKNLGSVQKFLRDTFLNLMFAGRDTTSTNLTWLFWLLAKNPLVVNKIREEIQQQLHLTEGENLKFFNIQESRKLVYLHGALCEALRLFPPVSIEHKSPLEHDILPSGHRVSPNMKILMSFYTMGRMESIWGKDCLEFKPERWITEQGGIKHEPSFKFPAFLAGPRTCVGKEMAFIQMKMVAATIIYNYNIQLVKEQTISPTATVLIRMTNGLKVKLCKRVL encoded by the exons ATG ACACTAATGGATGTTATTGGTTACTCTATTATTCCCTTGATAATCTTGTGTTTCACTTATTGGTACTTGAAAATTGAATGGACCAAAAGTTCAAAGCCAACAAATTGGCCCATAGTTGGAATGTTGCCTGGATTAGTTCACAATGTTAATCGAATCCATTCGTTTTTCACTGACATTCTCTTAGAAACTAATAGCAATTTCGAGTTCCGTGGTCCCATTTTTGCCAACATGGATATGTTTTTCACTAGTGATCCTACAAATATCCATCATATCCTTAGTAGAAATTTCTCAAACTATCCAAAGGGTCCTGAGTTTCGTGAAATATTCGATATTCTAGGAAATGGTATCTTCAATGTTGATTCTGAATTATGGGAGATTCATAGGAAAACAACAATGTCCTTAATGAACCATGCCAAGTTCCAAACTTTGTTACAACGTAACGTATGGGACACGATCGATAAAGGTGTTGTGCCAATTCTTGATGTTTTTGCAAAACAGGGCACACTGTTTGATTTACAAGACATTTTTCAGAGATTCAGTTTTGACACTATCAGTAAATTGTTGCTTGATCAGGATCCCAAAAGTTTGTCTGTAAATCTACCTTATGTACCATGTGAAAAGGCGTTCAACGACATGGTTGATGCACTTTTATATCGACATGTCTTACCAAAAGGGTACTGGAAGTTGCAAAAATGGCTTCGAATTGGTAAAGAAAGGAATCTAATGAAAGCGTGGGAGGCTTTCGATCAATTCATATATCCTGCGATATCAAAAAGGCAAGAAAAGTTGATGAATAATAACATCAAAGACGAAGATCATGACTTATTCAGTGATTACATCAAAGTATACAATGAATGGACAAATGAAGATGATAAGAATTTGGGAAGTGTACAAAAATTTCTAAGAGACACtttcttgaatttgatgtttgCTGGTAGAGACACCACAAGCACAAATCTCACTTGGCTTTTTTGGCTCTTAGCTAAAAATCCCTTAGTGGtgaataaaattagagaagAGATTCAACAACAATTGCATCTAACAGAAGGTGAAAATCTCAAGTTTTTCAACATACAAGAATCGCGAAAATTGGTGTATCTACATGGTGCATTGTGTGAAGCTCTTAGACTATTCCCACCCGTTTCAATTGAGCACAAATCTCCACTAGAACACGATATCCTCCCAAGTGGTCATCGTGTGAGCCCAAACATGAAGATATTGATGTCGTTTTATACGATGGGGAGAATGGAGAGTATATGGGGAAAAGATTGCTTAGAGTTCAAGCCAGAGAGATGGATTACTGAACAAGGAGGGATCAAACATGAACCATCTTTCAAATTTCCAGCGTTTCTTGCGGGGCCAAGGACTTGTGTTGGAAAGGAAATGGCATTCATTCAGATGAAAATGGTGGCAGCTACCATTATATACAATTACAATATTCAATTAGTGAAAGAACAAACAATTTCTCCAACAGCTACTGTTTTGATTCGAATGACAAATGGTTTGAAGGTTAAATTGTGTAAAAGGGTTCTATGA